The genomic window CGGTGTGTCCGAACCGCTGCAGCAGATGCCGCTGCCGATCACCGCCATGTCCGCGCAGACCATCGAGAAGAAGGGCCTGGTCGACGTGCGCGACATCGCCAATCTGTCGCCGAGCTTCTCGTTCAAGTCCGGCTACGGCCGCGGCTTCGACCGCCCGGTGATCCGCGGCATGTCCAACATCCAGGGCGAGTCCAACGCCTCGTTCTTCATCGACGGCATCTATGTCGAAGGTGATATCTCCAGCTACGGCCTGGAGAACATCCAGCGTGTGGAAGTGATCCGTGGCCCGCAGTCGGCGGCGTTCGGTCGCCGCACCTTCTCCGGTGCGGTCAACTTCATCACCAAGCGCCCGGGCAGCGCACCGGGCGGCAAGGTCACCCTGGGCGCCGGCAACTACGGCCAGGAGAAAATGGGCCTGTTCTATTCGGGCGCGAATGAAGACGGCTCGTTCGGTTACGACCTGAGCCTGAACAAGCGCGGCAACGATGGCGTGTTCTACAACAGCGCCTCGGGCAGCAAAGACCTCAACGGCACCGAAACCATCAGCGGCATGGCTGCCATCGCGTGGTCGCCGACCGATGCGCTGGATATCACCGCACGCGTGATGCAGCAGAAGAGCCGCGACCAGCACTTCGCCGTTGCGCGCCTGGGCAGCGACAACCTCAACTGCTACCTGCCTGAGTACAGCGGTGTTTCGGCCGGTGGTGTGCCGATCCTCGAGTCGCGCCGCCGCGGCTACTACTGTGGTGAGCTGAAGGCACCGGCGGGATACGCGTTGAACACCAAGGAGTTCGAGAGCGCCGGCTACTTCCCGGGGCGCAAAACCGACCTGCTGCGTACCAGCGTGGTGGTGGACTATCTGTTCGCCAATGGCTGGAACCTGACCTCGACCTCGGCCTACAACAAGAGCGATACCTATTCGGCCAGCGACCAGGACTACAGCGCCATTCGCGGCTACGGCGGTGGCTTTGAAAGCTTCGCCGACACCGGCGTCAAGAACTGGTCGCAGGACATCCGCCTGACCACCGACCAGAGTCTGGCCGTGTCGGGCATGCTTGGTGCGTATTACTACAAGCAGCAGGCGCTGCCCGGCTGGGGTGGCGACCTGACCGGCTACACCATCGGTGGCAACAAGGTGGTCACCTCGGTGCCCACAGACCCTGATGACCAGACCGTCAACAAGGCGCTCTACGGCCTGATCAACTGGCGCATCAACGACCAATGGACCACCTCGCTGGAAGGCCGCTATGCGCGCGACGAAATCAGCAAGGGCGGCACCGACATCCGTGTGTTGGCCGGCAGCACCTATCGCCAGCCTTATGCATTGGCCAAGACCTTCAGCAGCTTCACCCCGCGCTGGACCTTGAGCTATCAGGCGCAGGAAAACGTCAATCTGTATGGCCTGGTGTCCAAGGGCAACAAGCCGGGC from Stenotrophomonas nitritireducens includes these protein-coding regions:
- a CDS encoding TonB-dependent receptor translates to MKIIKPDLLCSSIAFALMLCAGNAAAQAADESAAPPAANSDAVQSLDQITVTARGVSEPLQQMPLPITAMSAQTIEKKGLVDVRDIANLSPSFSFKSGYGRGFDRPVIRGMSNIQGESNASFFIDGIYVEGDISSYGLENIQRVEVIRGPQSAAFGRRTFSGAVNFITKRPGSAPGGKVTLGAGNYGQEKMGLFYSGANEDGSFGYDLSLNKRGNDGVFYNSASGSKDLNGTETISGMAAIAWSPTDALDITARVMQQKSRDQHFAVARLGSDNLNCYLPEYSGVSAGGVPILESRRRGYYCGELKAPAGYALNTKEFESAGYFPGRKTDLLRTSVVVDYLFANGWNLTSTSAYNKSDTYSASDQDYSAIRGYGGGFESFADTGVKNWSQDIRLTTDQSLAVSGMLGAYYYKQQALPGWGGDLTGYTIGGNKVVTSVPTDPDDQTVNKALYGLINWRINDQWTTSLEGRYARDEISKGGTDIRVLAGSTYRQPYALAKTFSSFTPRWTLSYQAQENVNLYGLVSKGNKPGGFNTDVYRADFLETERDALIARGLNTYKEEEAWNYELGMKSDWLDGTLRVNANIYQIDWTNQQLTETGPVIRKNGSLFSTSYTTNVGESRIRGFELESQWAFAQGWLASLAYSYTDAEILKFISQDQADLFSSNSAPTLADPAADAAGATLPRVPKHKATLGLMYDGALSNGWEYTANMDVNYEGKRYIQVDNLAYIGASTRTNFRFSIRPTEQLQVSAYVNNAFNDRTLEDAQRTINPDAYVAVPAVPPLTGLAVTNLRDFGLTPSLPRMYGVEVSYKF